ACACCAGTGCCAACAGCCGCGCTGCTGTACAAACACATCGCTATAGGCATGTAAACGTTTGTTCAAGCGGTTCTTTCTTTTTTCGCGCCAGTGGCGGATTTGGAGACGATCAGTCACATCTTTGGAGGTTGATGATGACTTTGTTGCTCATTGCAGGAACGCTTTTCTACAAAAAACAAAATACGCAAGAGATTGCTGAATGCCTTATTAGTAAAGGGTTTTGGCTGGCCCGGATATTGTCTTTTTCTCACATACCCCTTATTTTCTAACCCTGAACTGAAATTTTATGAAGAGAGACGGACATATGGAAAGCCTGTGGCAGGCAACAACAGGTAGTCGAACGACGCCATCTTATAACCGCGAACCGCAACCCGCACTTACTTACGACGTAGTGATCGTAGGTGCTGGTATGACAGGCGTTACGACCGCGTTACTGCTGCAGAAGAAAGGATTTAATGTATTGCTCGCAGAAGCGCAGAACGCCTGTTTCGGCACCACCGGCGGCACCACGGCGCACCTGAACACTTTGATGGATACGCCGTACCCCACCATGATCAAAAACTTCGGGGAAGCGCACGCCACCGGCGTAGCGACGGCGGTAAGGGATGCATTGCTGCACATTCGCGCCAACATCAGCGAATACAACATTGACTGCGGCTATAATATTGAAGACGCCTTCCTGTATGCGCAGGACGATCAGCAGGAGAAGGAATTGGAAGATATTTTACTTGCCACTAAAAAGGTGGGTATTGAGGTGGAGCAGTCTTCTGATTCACCCGTGCCGGTGCCATTTACGAAAGGACTGCGTTTTCCGGGCAACGCGCGTTTCCATCCCACCAGGTATGTGATGCCGTTGTTAGAGGAATTTATCAAACTGGGTGGAGAGTACCGCGATAATTGCAGGGTAACACAGGTAGAAGAGGCCGCCCGTCTCACCATACATACCACGCAGGGTGAGTTTTTTGCGCATCGTTTGATTTACGCTACGCATATTCCTCCGGGCGTAAACCTCCTGCACTTCCGTTGCGCGCCATATCGCAGTTACGCAATCGCTGTAGAGCTGGAGGATGAGGCGCAATACCCGGGCGGACTGGCTTACGACATGTATGACCCGTACCATTATTTCCGTACGCAGGAAGTGGACGGACAAAAGTACCTGATCGCCGGGGGAGAAGACCACAAAACCGGTCACCACGAAAATACAGAAACTTGTTTCATGCTGCTGGAAGCTTACGTGCGTACGCATTTCGCGGTAAAGCAAGTGGCTTATAAGTGGTCGTCGCAATATTTTGAACCGACGGACGGGCTGCCTTACATTGGTTTGCTGCCGGGCGCCAACAGTGATAATATTTACGTAGCTACCGGTTATGGAGGAAACGGCATGGTGTACAGTCACGTGGCTGCACTCACGTTTGCAGAAATGTTTATCGACAAACAATCGAATCTCGAAAAATTGTTCGATCCTAACCGCGTGAAACCGGTGGCAGGTTTTGCTAGCTTCGTAAAGGAATCGGCAGACGTGGCAGGTTTACTGTTCAGCAAATTGAAGCCACCTCCAACACTCGATACACTGGCCGATCTGGCTCCCGGGGAAGCACGCATCGTGAAATACGAGGGAACGAAACTCGCTGTGTATAAACATGAGTCCGGCGAATTGTTTATGACCAGTGCCGCCTGTACCCACATCCAGTGTGACGTGGCCTGGAACAGCGCGGAGAAGAGCTGGGATTGCCCCTGCCATGGCTCGCGGTTCAGTTACACGGGTGAAATGCTCACGGGACCAGCACGTAAGGACTTAAGCGACTACGATATGCAATCAGCAAAAATTACCTCCAAAAGTTAATCATCATAAACCTTATTTTATGGAACAAAAGAAACATGCAGGCGAATATGCACTCATTACCGGGGCCACCAGTGGCTTTGGATACGAGTTTTGTAAATTATTTGCAGAAGATGGATATAACCTGGTGCTGGTTGCCCGTTCGGACGAACGCCTGGCGCAGGTAGCAGAAGAATTACAAACTTTTTATGGTGTGATGGTAGTGCCCATCGCCAAAGACCTTTTCTATGCAGATGCTGCGCAGGAAATATTCAACGAAGTGAAACAGCGCGGCATCCATATCGATGTGCTGGTGAACGATGCGGGACAAGGCGAGTGGGGACACTTTGCAGACATTGCGCTACAACGCAGTCTCGATATTATCCAGCTGAACATCAGCTCCCTGGTATCACTTACCAAATTATTCCTCACCCCCATGCTCGAAAGAGGCAACGGTAAAATATTGCAGGTAGCCTCCGAAGCGGCTAAGTCCCCCATGCCGCTGTTGTCGGTCTATGCGGCTACGAAAGCGTTTGTGCTGTCCTTCTCTGAAGCATTGGCGAATGAGCTGGAAGGTACAGGTGTTACGGTAACGGCGTTGCTTCCCGGCGCTGCGGATACAGACTTCTTCCACAAAGCACATGCGGAAGCAACGGTTATTTATCGCGAGGAGGACTTGCAATCACCGGAAGAAGTGGCGCAGGATGGCTATAACGCGCTGATGAGTGGTGAGGCCAAAGTTATATCGGGCGCTAAAACCAGGATGCACGTGTACATGGCGAACGTAATGCCGGACGAAGCTAATGCGGGTAATATGCGTAAAAAGATGGAAGTGTCAAAACAGGAGAATGGGCGCGATGCCGCTACGCACCAGGCATCCCGCGAGGAAAGAGAAGAAATTACAAAACTTACGGGCGTTACCAGCGGCGACCGCGAGGAGCAACAATATGGATTTTAAATGGTGAAAACGAGGGCCGGTGATGTTTTACATTACCGGCCTAATTTTTTCAGGATCTCCTGCCATATCTTTCTCGCGGTTTGTTCCTGTTTGATGGTCAGCTTTCCGGCTTCCATCTCCACATTCCCATCCACATTGAATTGCACGTTGTCGGGCACTGCATCCACACTACCATTGCCCATATCTTTTGCAGATACATGGTAGGTAGTGGTTTGTTCATCTTTGTCAATATAAACGGTAAACCGGTAAGGCACTTCGTCGATGTATACGGTGATGATCGTTTGTTCCATAACGCTTTTTACATGATACGCTTAAAATCTGTACCAAAAAACATGAAACAGCTTTTACTCTTGTTGTTCACTGGTTTCGCCTTGTCGTCCTGCTACTCTATTCGTGGCTCGAAGGGGGCGGACAAACCAACGCCGATTCCACCCGGCAGGTGAATACAGCCGACGTGCTGTTGCCCGACGGTTATCATATCGAAGTAATTGCACAGGGATTAAACTACCCGACAGCCCTCGCACTGGATGATAAGGGCGGACTGTATGTGACAGAAGCCGGTTATGTGTATGGTGAGATATTTACCACACCACGGCTGCTCAAACTACAACAGAACAAGCCGGAAGTGATTTATAGCGGGGATAAGAATGGTCCGTGGACAGGCCTTACGTTCCATGATGGCGCTTTCTATATTTCGGAAGGTGGCCAAATGGAAGGTGGTAAGATTTTACGTGTTACGCCGAATGGCAAAGCCACCGTGATCGTTGATAGTTTACCCGGACAAGGCGATCATCATACTAATAATCCTGTCATCTGGAACGGATACATTTATTTCGGGCAGGGTACTGCCACGAACTCCGGGGTAGTAGGGCCCGATAATGTGGACTTTGGCTGGCTGACGCGCTTCCCAAAGTTTCACGATCTGCCGTGTGAAGATATTAAACTGGCGGGTGTGAATTACGAGAGCGCCAATCATCTCGGTAATGGCAAAGCTTTCACAGGCGCCTATATGCCTTTCAATACGGCTTCGCAGCCCGGGCAAGTGATCAAAGGTTGCATTCCCTGTTCAGGTGCGATCTTAAAAGTACCGATTGGTGGTGGTAAGATGGAAGTGGTAGCCTGGGGCCTGCGCAACCCGTACGGGCTGGCGGTAGATAAAACGCGAGGCAAATTATACGTAGCTGAAAATGCCGCCGACAACCGTGGCAGCCGTCCGATTTTCGGTGCGCCCGACGTGTTGTGGGAAATTAAACCCGGTACTTGGTATGGATGGCCGGATTATGTCGCTGGCTTGTCGCTGAAAGATCATAAGGGTTTTAAAGCACCGGGCAGCAGGCCGATACAGGCAGTGCTGCAAAGTGATCCGGGTGAGGTGCCAAAGCCGGCTGCCAGGCTGGGTGTGCACTCCTCTTCTAACGGTACTGCTTTTTCTACCAGTGATGCTTTCGGTTTTAAAGGAGAGGCCTTTGTGGCGCAGTTTGGCGACATGGCTCCCAATGTGGGGAAAGTATTGGCGCCAGTAGGTTTTAAAGTGGTGAGAGTAAATCCCGAAACGGGTGTGGTGACAGATTTTATCATCAACAAAGGAAAGAAGAACGGTCCCGCCAGCTGGCAGGGGCATCATGGACTGGAGCGCCCGGTATCTGTCACTTTTTCAGAAGATGGTAAAAGCATGTATGTCGTGGATTTTGGGATTATGCTGATGCACAACGGACAAGTGTTGCCCAAACCTAATACCGGCGTTATCTGGAAAATCACTAAAAAATCTTAAAACAGGAGGTTATGCAGAAGATCCGTTACATCTTATATATCGCTTTATTCGTTTGCCTGCAAACCGCCTGTAACCGCAAACGTACAGCTGGCATTGAGGGCAAGCCCGCTATCACCACCGATCGGCTGAAAAGTGGACAGGTGCTGTTCATGCGTTATTGTGAATCCTGCCATCCGGGTGCGAATGCAGGCCTCGGGCCTGGACTGAAAGCTACACCCGGCTTCCTGCAACGTTTCCAGGTGCGGCATGGCTTCGGTACAATGCCTGCATTCAAAAAAGACGTGTTGCCGAAAAAAGACCTGGATGATATTATTCACTATATAAAGGCACTGAAGAAAGCATAAAAAAAGTAAAGCCCGCGGGAACGAATCCCACAGGCTTATTCACACACCTACAACTGTTTGCAACACTAGGCTGCCGGCGCTACAGACGGTGGCATCAATTTATACACCACCGGCGTAACTATTCTTGATAATAAAGTAGAGCTGATGAGCCCACCGATCAATACAATCGCCAGTGGCGAGATGAGTGGATTGGTGGAAACGGCGATAGGTATTAAACCACCAATGGCTGTAAGCGACGTAAGCACGATGGGCAGGAACCGTACCTCGCCGGCCTCGCGGATCGCTTCTTCCAGCGATTTGCCCTGTGCCCGCAACTGGTTGGTAAAGTCTACCAGCAAGATGGTGTTCTTCACTTCTATGCCTGCCA
This genomic interval from Chitinophaga horti contains the following:
- a CDS encoding PQQ-dependent sugar dehydrogenase, giving the protein MNTADVLLPDGYHIEVIAQGLNYPTALALDDKGGLYVTEAGYVYGEIFTTPRLLKLQQNKPEVIYSGDKNGPWTGLTFHDGAFYISEGGQMEGGKILRVTPNGKATVIVDSLPGQGDHHTNNPVIWNGYIYFGQGTATNSGVVGPDNVDFGWLTRFPKFHDLPCEDIKLAGVNYESANHLGNGKAFTGAYMPFNTASQPGQVIKGCIPCSGAILKVPIGGGKMEVVAWGLRNPYGLAVDKTRGKLYVAENAADNRGSRPIFGAPDVLWEIKPGTWYGWPDYVAGLSLKDHKGFKAPGSRPIQAVLQSDPGEVPKPAARLGVHSSSNGTAFSTSDAFGFKGEAFVAQFGDMAPNVGKVLAPVGFKVVRVNPETGVVTDFIINKGKKNGPASWQGHHGLERPVSVTFSEDGKSMYVVDFGIMLMHNGQVLPKPNTGVIWKITKKS
- a CDS encoding SDR family NAD(P)-dependent oxidoreductase, which gives rise to MEQKKHAGEYALITGATSGFGYEFCKLFAEDGYNLVLVARSDERLAQVAEELQTFYGVMVVPIAKDLFYADAAQEIFNEVKQRGIHIDVLVNDAGQGEWGHFADIALQRSLDIIQLNISSLVSLTKLFLTPMLERGNGKILQVASEAAKSPMPLLSVYAATKAFVLSFSEALANELEGTGVTVTALLPGAADTDFFHKAHAEATVIYREEDLQSPEEVAQDGYNALMSGEAKVISGAKTRMHVYMANVMPDEANAGNMRKKMEVSKQENGRDAATHQASREEREEITKLTGVTSGDREEQQYGF
- a CDS encoding c-type cytochrome, which produces MQKIRYILYIALFVCLQTACNRKRTAGIEGKPAITTDRLKSGQVLFMRYCESCHPGANAGLGPGLKATPGFLQRFQVRHGFGTMPAFKKDVLPKKDLDDIIHYIKALKKA
- a CDS encoding FAD-dependent oxidoreductase, which codes for MKRDGHMESLWQATTGSRTTPSYNREPQPALTYDVVIVGAGMTGVTTALLLQKKGFNVLLAEAQNACFGTTGGTTAHLNTLMDTPYPTMIKNFGEAHATGVATAVRDALLHIRANISEYNIDCGYNIEDAFLYAQDDQQEKELEDILLATKKVGIEVEQSSDSPVPVPFTKGLRFPGNARFHPTRYVMPLLEEFIKLGGEYRDNCRVTQVEEAARLTIHTTQGEFFAHRLIYATHIPPGVNLLHFRCAPYRSYAIAVELEDEAQYPGGLAYDMYDPYHYFRTQEVDGQKYLIAGGEDHKTGHHENTETCFMLLEAYVRTHFAVKQVAYKWSSQYFEPTDGLPYIGLLPGANSDNIYVATGYGGNGMVYSHVAALTFAEMFIDKQSNLEKLFDPNRVKPVAGFASFVKESADVAGLLFSKLKPPPTLDTLADLAPGEARIVKYEGTKLAVYKHESGELFMTSAACTHIQCDVAWNSAEKSWDCPCHGSRFSYTGEMLTGPARKDLSDYDMQSAKITSKS